The Fibrobacterota bacterium genome includes a window with the following:
- a CDS encoding cation-translocating P-type ATPase, which produces MASPATTPFGGQRPDEAPSGLPTAAAGPNPGFANKGACAHCGQILLRTDLVGPEGEAFCCEGCREVNAILAAERWAPYRELMGQGGKRAPRAWIGEAYRTRLDALDDPVLLAGLGRWEGRKHAVNLRARDVTCAGCGFLVEALLRESPGVAAYEVDFLHGEAYLEYDADQTSLRALLEGLARFGYRLEPVDGESEAKPKPDRSLLYRIAVSAFCFMNSMAFAAAVYAGLPRGMAPGWIRAFGWAGFAVALPAVAYGAQPFYQGAWRAWRARRFNVDVTVTLGILTAFAASAHAAWTGRGGNFSDSLAGLVFFLLAGRWAVRRFEAGLALEGRWFERLAPGYVTVRRGGEPVRVPAAEARAGESVEVGAGEYAPVDGILAADEAWMDTSLLTGESRARRICRGERVLAGYLNLKGRTVLLLTAPGGQTRIAGLRRDLAALSAGRGAVPDGSGAVAKRFTWAVAACALAAFCLHWRSGPPAALESAASVFIVSCACALALAVPINRGLGLKRARALGFHFRAQAALEALRGVGCVLFDKTGTLTFTRRTVAGWDWLGAWKDDASLQEAALLCVRAATAGSLHPVSLSVQAALEIMPMDGLRALSARELAHFGVVARVPGPDGREREVCLCKYGAWNEAGPFAEHGYPAPASPLPAADACVLIDGTLAALIRFTEEIKPEAARLIAALKARGLAVALLSGDNPDKVRAFAEACGIGEWRASLAPEAKRAAAQEYRRRYGRSLSVGDGFNDSLLFGSSDLAMAVAGGAADRLPGVDILSTGDRPMALASLFALSDGVARGVRRGYWASGLYNAGAIAAALAGWVTPLFAAVLMPISGLSLCLIAWLTIPRRP; this is translated from the coding sequence ATGGCGTCCCCGGCCACGACCCCGTTCGGGGGCCAGCGGCCGGACGAGGCCCCGTCCGGGTTACCGACGGCGGCCGCCGGCCCTAATCCCGGCTTCGCGAACAAAGGCGCTTGCGCCCATTGCGGCCAAATCCTGCTGCGGACCGATCTCGTTGGCCCGGAAGGCGAAGCCTTCTGCTGCGAGGGCTGCCGCGAAGTGAACGCCATCCTCGCCGCCGAACGCTGGGCGCCTTACCGGGAGCTGATGGGCCAGGGCGGGAAGCGCGCCCCGCGCGCCTGGATCGGGGAAGCCTACCGTACGCGCTTGGACGCCTTGGACGATCCCGTTCTGCTGGCGGGCTTGGGACGCTGGGAAGGGCGCAAGCATGCGGTGAATTTGCGCGCGCGCGACGTCACCTGCGCCGGCTGCGGCTTCCTGGTCGAGGCCCTGCTGCGCGAAAGCCCGGGCGTGGCCGCCTACGAAGTCGATTTCCTGCATGGCGAAGCCTACCTCGAATACGATGCGGACCAAACCTCTTTGCGCGCCCTGCTGGAAGGCTTGGCCCGTTTCGGCTATCGCCTGGAGCCGGTGGACGGGGAAAGCGAAGCCAAGCCGAAGCCCGATCGTTCGCTCTTGTACCGCATCGCCGTTTCGGCGTTCTGCTTCATGAACTCGATGGCCTTCGCGGCGGCGGTATATGCCGGCCTGCCGCGCGGAATGGCCCCGGGCTGGATCCGCGCCTTCGGCTGGGCCGGCTTCGCGGTGGCATTGCCGGCCGTAGCCTATGGCGCGCAACCCTTCTACCAAGGGGCTTGGCGCGCCTGGCGGGCGCGTCGTTTTAACGTGGATGTTACCGTAACACTGGGAATACTGACCGCCTTTGCGGCCTCGGCCCATGCCGCCTGGACCGGGCGCGGGGGCAACTTCTCCGATTCCCTGGCCGGCCTCGTCTTCTTCCTGTTGGCCGGGCGCTGGGCGGTCCGCCGCTTCGAGGCCGGACTGGCCCTGGAAGGCCGTTGGTTCGAGCGCCTCGCTCCCGGTTACGTCACCGTGCGCCGCGGAGGCGAACCCGTGCGCGTACCGGCCGCGGAGGCCCGCGCGGGCGAAAGCGTCGAAGTCGGGGCGGGCGAATACGCTCCCGTAGACGGAATTCTCGCCGCCGACGAGGCCTGGATGGACACGAGCCTTTTGACGGGCGAAAGCCGGGCCCGGCGCATATGCCGCGGCGAACGCGTCCTGGCCGGCTACCTGAATTTGAAAGGCCGCACCGTGTTACTGCTGACGGCTCCGGGCGGGCAGACGCGCATCGCCGGGTTGCGCCGCGATCTCGCCGCCCTTTCCGCCGGCCGCGGAGCCGTACCCGACGGCTCGGGAGCGGTCGCCAAGCGCTTCACTTGGGCCGTCGCCGCCTGCGCCCTGGCCGCCTTCTGCCTGCACTGGCGATCCGGCCCGCCCGCCGCCCTGGAGTCCGCCGCCAGCGTGTTCATCGTTTCCTGCGCATGCGCCCTGGCCCTCGCCGTGCCCATCAACCGCGGACTGGGGCTCAAGCGCGCCCGCGCCTTGGGCTTCCACTTCCGCGCCCAGGCCGCCCTGGAAGCCTTGCGCGGCGTCGGCTGCGTCCTTTTCGATAAGACCGGCACCCTGACGTTCACCCGCCGCACCGTGGCCGGCTGGGATTGGCTGGGCGCTTGGAAGGACGATGCCTCGTTGCAAGAGGCCGCCCTACTGTGCGTGCGCGCCGCGACCGCCGGCTCCTTGCATCCCGTGAGCCTGTCGGTGCAGGCGGCCCTGGAAATAATGCCCATGGACGGCTTGCGGGCGCTCTCCGCGCGCGAGCTCGCGCATTTCGGCGTGGTCGCCCGCGTGCCCGGTCCCGACGGCCGCGAGCGCGAAGTGTGCCTTTGCAAATACGGAGCCTGGAACGAGGCCGGCCCCTTCGCGGAACACGGTTATCCCGCACCCGCTTCGCCCCTGCCCGCCGCCGACGCCTGCGTTCTCATCGACGGGACCTTGGCCGCCCTGATCCGCTTCACCGAGGAAATCAAGCCGGAAGCCGCCCGCCTGATTGCGGCCCTGAAAGCAAGGGGCCTGGCGGTGGCCCTGCTCTCCGGGGACAATCCGGACAAGGTGCGCGCCTTCGCAGAGGCTTGCGGGATCGGGGAATGGCGGGCTTCGCTGGCCCCCGAGGCCAAGCGCGCGGCGGCGCAGGAGTACCGCCGGCGTTACGGGCGTTCGCTCTCGGTGGGCGACGGCTTCAACGACAGCCTTTTGTTCGGCTCCAGCGATTTGGCCATGGCCGTGGCCGGCGGGGCCGCCGATCGCCTGCCGGGGGTCGATATCCTCTCGACCGGGGATCGCCCCATGGCTTTGGCCTCCCTCTTCGCCCTCTCGGATGGCGTGGCCCGCGGCGTGCGCCGCGGTTATTGGGCGTCCGGCCTCTACAACGCGGGCGCCATCGCGGCGGCCCTGGCCGGTTGGGTAACGCCGCTCTTCGCCGCCGTGCTGATGCCGATCAGCGGACTTTCCCTGTGCCTAATCGCCTGGCTCACGATTCCGCGCCGCCCCTGA
- the ccoG gene encoding cytochrome c oxidase accessory protein CcoG, which produces MQGTISAEGGRVWIYPREVKGRFIRARRALAWVLLAVYLGVPWIHWRGEPLFEIDWFGRRLMLLGHYFWPKDIPLFLPGILAMLLIAVGTTARFGRLWCGWACPQTVFLQFLFGPIERLIEGKASVRKKRDANGISFDLVWRKAMKLGIFLGISWWVANTALAYFWGMDSLMWAIRHPSAANFPGLTLVLAFTAAFFYVFTYFKEQACIILCPYARFQSVLFDESTSTIAYDEKRGEPRGKGPQGIRDGLGDCTDCRQCVLVCPTGIDIRQGSQLECIGCARCIDACDQTMAAWKKPAGLVRYASLNQLQGKPTGAHLRLVAYGGLSLLMGTVCLLLLAHRPAIAADLVRRGQSPYEKAAADSVRNIYTLFLRNNGSQRRVVRIGWDGAVPGTTNWDGREFAIAGGATATIPIDITVPISAFNRGRKDAVLALRGEGLDQAIPVGLAGPWGR; this is translated from the coding sequence ATGCAAGGCACCATCTCGGCCGAAGGCGGTCGGGTGTGGATTTATCCCCGCGAGGTGAAAGGGCGCTTTATCCGCGCCCGGCGGGCCCTGGCGTGGGTCCTTTTGGCGGTCTACCTCGGGGTGCCTTGGATCCATTGGCGCGGCGAACCTCTCTTCGAGATCGACTGGTTCGGCCGCAGGCTCATGCTGCTGGGCCATTACTTCTGGCCCAAGGATATCCCGCTCTTCCTGCCCGGCATCCTCGCTATGCTGTTGATCGCGGTCGGGACCACCGCCCGCTTCGGCCGCTTATGGTGCGGTTGGGCCTGCCCCCAGACGGTGTTCCTGCAATTCCTGTTCGGGCCCATCGAGCGCCTTATCGAAGGCAAGGCCTCGGTCCGCAAGAAGCGGGACGCGAACGGCATCAGTTTCGATCTGGTATGGCGTAAGGCCATGAAGTTGGGAATCTTCCTGGGGATTTCCTGGTGGGTGGCCAATACCGCCTTGGCTTACTTCTGGGGCATGGACAGCCTCATGTGGGCCATCCGGCATCCTTCCGCGGCCAATTTCCCGGGGTTGACCCTGGTATTGGCCTTCACGGCCGCCTTCTTCTACGTGTTCACCTACTTCAAAGAGCAGGCTTGCATCATACTCTGCCCTTACGCCCGCTTCCAATCGGTGCTGTTCGACGAGAGCACATCCACCATCGCCTACGACGAAAAGCGCGGAGAGCCGCGCGGAAAGGGGCCGCAAGGCATACGGGACGGCCTAGGCGATTGCACCGATTGCCGTCAGTGCGTGCTGGTCTGTCCCACCGGCATCGACATCCGCCAAGGAAGCCAATTGGAATGCATCGGTTGCGCGCGCTGCATCGACGCCTGCGATCAGACCATGGCGGCCTGGAAAAAGCCCGCCGGCCTGGTCCGCTACGCTTCCTTGAACCAGTTGCAAGGCAAGCCCACCGGAGCCCACCTGCGCCTGGTCGCCTATGGCGGATTGTCCTTGTTGATGGGGACGGTATGCCTGCTCCTGCTGGCCCACCGGCCCGCCATCGCCGCCGATCTGGTCCGCCGGGGCCAATCGCCTTACGAAAAGGCCGCCGCCGATTCGGTCCGCAACATCTACACCCTGTTCTTGCGCAACAACGGTTCGCAGCGCCGCGTCGTGCGCATCGGCTGGGACGGGGCGGTCCCGGGGACCACCAATTGGGATGGTCGTGAATTCGCCATCGCCGGGGGAGCGACCGCGACCATCCCCATCGACATCACCGTGCCCATTTCCGCCTTCAATCGCGGCCGCAAGGACGCCGTGCTGGCGTTGCGCGGCGAAGGCCTGGACCAAGCCATACCCGTGGGGCTGGCCGGCCCTTGGGGCCGCTGA
- the ccoN gene encoding cytochrome-c oxidase, cbb3-type subunit I, which translates to MIKVKYDDKIVRMFLLACLGWGVIGMSAGLLLALELSNWKFNFDPHINFGRLRPFHTNAVIFAFGGNAIFCGVYYSTQRLLKARMFSDVISRIHFWAWQLLILVGGVGFLFGITQGKEYAELEWSADVILALVWVLFAVNFFGTVARRRVKHLYVALWFYIGTILTIAVLHIVNGLAIPVSLTKSYPLYAGVQDALVQWWYGHNAVGFFLTTPFLGMMYYFVPKAADRPVYSYRLSVMHFWALVFLYIWAGPHHLHYTALPDWAQNLGMVFSVMLLAPSWGGMINGLLTLRGAWHKLRTDPILKFFAAAITFYGMSTFEGPLMSIKSVNALSHYTNWTIGHVHSGAIGWVGLITFGMIYWLVPRLWRVPLHSWGLANVHFWTAFTGIMFYVVSMWIAGVTEGLMWKEFTSEGLLAYPNFLEIVTKINPLYWIRAFGGMLYLGGLLIMVYNVIRTIQVAPAFRDEEVDVPDAPIAHAPAKYLHAVLEGNPLAMCVLTTIVIAIGGIVEMVPTFLIESNVPTITAVKPYTPLELEGRDIYVREGCYNCHSQMVRPFRDEVARYGDYSKPGEFVYDHPFQWGSRRTGPDLHRVGGKYNNMWHLRHLDDPRLTSPGSIMPSYRFLLDRKLDLSLTPTKIKVMRQLGVPYPESMVKDCQALAQAQAKAISDDLAKDGVTGMEDKDVIALIAYLQRLGTDIKWREAAAQGPEVGAVTPAPTDNAVTAGPSQVAGTVSKGAGQ; encoded by the coding sequence AGTGCGCATGTTCCTGCTGGCCTGCCTGGGCTGGGGAGTGATCGGCATGTCGGCCGGGCTCTTGCTGGCGCTCGAGCTATCCAATTGGAAATTCAACTTCGATCCCCACATCAACTTCGGGCGCTTGCGCCCTTTCCATACCAACGCGGTGATCTTCGCCTTCGGCGGGAACGCCATTTTTTGCGGCGTATATTACTCCACCCAGCGCCTGCTAAAGGCGCGCATGTTCAGCGACGTGATTTCGCGCATCCACTTCTGGGCCTGGCAACTATTAATCCTGGTGGGAGGCGTAGGCTTCCTGTTCGGCATCACCCAAGGCAAGGAATACGCCGAGCTGGAATGGTCGGCGGACGTGATCCTGGCGCTCGTATGGGTTCTCTTCGCCGTCAACTTCTTCGGGACCGTGGCCCGCCGGCGCGTGAAGCATTTGTACGTCGCCCTCTGGTTCTATATCGGCACCATCCTCACCATCGCCGTACTCCACATCGTGAACGGCCTGGCCATCCCGGTTTCCCTCACCAAGAGCTATCCCCTTTACGCGGGCGTGCAGGACGCGCTGGTGCAATGGTGGTACGGGCATAACGCGGTGGGCTTCTTCCTGACCACCCCTTTCCTTGGGATGATGTATTACTTCGTGCCCAAGGCGGCGGACCGGCCCGTATACAGCTACCGGCTTTCGGTCATGCATTTCTGGGCCTTGGTGTTCCTCTACATCTGGGCCGGCCCCCACCATCTGCATTACACGGCCCTGCCGGATTGGGCCCAGAACCTGGGGATGGTGTTCTCCGTGATGTTGCTGGCGCCCTCGTGGGGCGGCATGATCAACGGCCTGCTCACCCTGCGCGGGGCCTGGCATAAGCTGCGCACCGATCCCATCCTCAAGTTCTTCGCGGCCGCCATCACCTTCTACGGCATGTCCACCTTCGAAGGCCCGCTCATGTCGATCAAGTCGGTGAACGCCCTTTCCCATTACACCAACTGGACCATCGGCCACGTCCATTCGGGGGCCATCGGCTGGGTGGGCCTGATCACCTTCGGCATGATTTATTGGCTGGTGCCCCGCTTGTGGCGCGTTCCCCTGCATAGCTGGGGCCTGGCCAACGTCCACTTCTGGACCGCCTTTACCGGCATCATGTTCTACGTCGTCTCCATGTGGATCGCCGGCGTCACCGAAGGCCTGATGTGGAAGGAATTCACTTCCGAAGGGCTTTTGGCCTACCCGAACTTCCTGGAAATCGTGACCAAGATCAATCCGCTGTATTGGATCCGCGCCTTCGGAGGCATGCTTTACCTGGGCGGCCTCCTCATCATGGTCTATAACGTCATCCGCACCATCCAAGTGGCCCCGGCATTCCGGGACGAGGAAGTGGACGTGCCGGACGCCCCGATCGCCCATGCCCCGGCCAAGTACCTGCATGCCGTGCTGGAGGGCAACCCCCTGGCCATGTGCGTGCTGACCACCATCGTGATAGCCATCGGCGGCATCGTGGAAATGGTCCCCACCTTCCTGATCGAATCCAACGTGCCCACCATCACCGCGGTCAAGCCTTATACGCCGCTCGAATTGGAAGGCCGCGACATTTACGTGCGCGAAGGCTGCTACAATTGCCATTCCCAGATGGTGCGACCCTTCCGCGATGAGGTGGCCCGCTACGGCGACTATTCCAAGCCCGGCGAATTCGTCTATGACCATCCGTTCCAATGGGGCAGCCGGCGCACCGGGCCCGATCTCCACCGCGTGGGCGGGAAGTACAACAACATGTGGCATTTGCGCCACCTCGACGATCCGCGCCTGACATCGCCCGGATCGATCATGCCCTCGTACCGGTTCCTGCTGGACCGGAAGCTCGACCTTTCCCTCACGCCCACCAAGATCAAGGTCATGCGCCAATTGGGCGTACCCTATCCCGAATCGATGGTGAAGGATTGCCAGGCCCTCGCGCAAGCGCAGGCCAAGGCCATTTCCGATGATCTCGCCAAGGACGGGGTGACGGGCATGGAAGACAAGGATGTCATCGCCTTGATCGCCTACCTGCAGAGGCTCGGCACCGATATCAAATGGCGCGAAGCCGCCGCCCAAGGGCCCGAGGTGGGCGCGGTGACGCCTGCGCCGACAGATAACGCAGTAACCGCGGGGCCGTCGCAAGTCGCCGGCACCGTCAGCAAAGGAGCCGGACAATGA
- a CDS encoding PQQ-dependent sugar dehydrogenase yields the protein MATTPTPPSSQDPGGNTVLKMAFAKQADGSVDVYFVQKRGPVKRYNAKTGSTDSLGFINADFRQNEYGLLGIATRNDFLTNPWIYFYYSFAESDNSLTLRISRIKMTSDMSHLDMTTEKVLIKQKRESVTWHTAGAMEFDSYDDLWVTVGDNQQTDQGPGNTADLRGGVIRIHPDESAKGYSIPAGNFGAYFHDKYAASGDATLAAKFADTSIVKPEIYIKGTRNAYTMFVDPIRRWVAWGDVGPDQGRVSEEYNLFKTPVFAGWPYYAGEEDMYNIAAYGNAGAISADNPKTAPLNIKKLGVVNLPPVSDPIFARNEACAMVGPVFRYDGRITTAGQMPPQLDGKWLITGCDAYGWHLMTLDANAEKTTANTVIWASIRPTTIVDVRQGPDGMIYFVDYGKGTVNRIEYTGTCKDPALFPTALAPAATPSRADWLSFDRRSLSISAPGAHRAEFLDIQGRVVASFSATGPATHAMPQLPAAGIYRLRVRTTQGEVVATVPWIGR from the coding sequence TTGGCTACGACGCCTACGCCCCCGTCGTCGCAGGATCCGGGCGGCAATACCGTTCTGAAGATGGCCTTCGCGAAGCAAGCGGATGGTTCCGTAGACGTGTATTTCGTCCAGAAACGCGGGCCGGTTAAGCGCTACAACGCCAAAACCGGATCCACCGATTCTCTCGGATTCATCAATGCGGATTTCCGGCAGAACGAGTACGGCCTTTTGGGCATCGCGACTCGCAACGACTTCCTCACGAATCCTTGGATCTATTTCTACTACTCCTTCGCCGAAAGCGACAATTCTCTTACGCTGCGGATTTCCCGCATCAAGATGACCTCGGACATGTCGCATCTGGACATGACCACCGAGAAAGTCCTCATCAAGCAAAAGCGGGAGAGCGTGACCTGGCATACCGCCGGCGCCATGGAATTCGATTCGTACGATGATCTCTGGGTGACGGTGGGCGATAACCAGCAAACCGATCAGGGTCCCGGCAATACCGCCGATCTGCGCGGCGGGGTTATCCGCATCCATCCCGATGAATCGGCGAAAGGCTATTCCATTCCCGCCGGGAATTTTGGCGCCTACTTCCACGACAAGTATGCCGCGAGCGGCGACGCCACCCTCGCCGCCAAATTTGCGGACACCAGCATCGTGAAGCCGGAGATTTACATCAAGGGCACGCGTAACGCCTACACCATGTTCGTGGATCCCATTCGCCGTTGGGTCGCGTGGGGTGACGTAGGCCCCGACCAAGGCAGGGTCTCGGAAGAGTACAACCTCTTCAAGACCCCCGTCTTCGCGGGTTGGCCGTATTACGCCGGCGAAGAGGATATGTATAACATCGCCGCGTACGGGAACGCCGGGGCCATTTCGGCGGACAATCCCAAGACAGCCCCGCTGAACATCAAGAAGCTAGGCGTCGTGAATTTGCCGCCGGTTTCCGATCCCATCTTCGCCCGCAACGAGGCCTGCGCCATGGTCGGCCCTGTATTCCGGTATGACGGCAGGATCACCACTGCCGGCCAGATGCCCCCGCAGTTGGACGGCAAATGGCTCATCACGGGATGCGACGCCTATGGCTGGCATCTCATGACCCTGGATGCCAACGCTGAGAAGACCACCGCCAATACGGTCATCTGGGCTTCCATCCGGCCGACCACCATCGTGGACGTGAGGCAGGGACCGGACGGGATGATTTATTTCGTGGATTACGGCAAGGGCACCGTAAATCGGATCGAATATACCGGAACCTGTAAGGATCCGGCCCTGTTCCCGACGGCGCTCGCGCCCGCCGCGACGCCTTCCCGTGCCGATTGGCTTTCCTTCGATCGCCGCTCCCTTTCCATCTCCGCGCCGGGCGCCCATCGCGCCGAGTTCCTGGACATCCAGGGCCGCGTGGTGGCGAGCTTCTCGGCGACCGGCCCGGCGACCCATGCCATGCCGCAATTGCCGGCGGCCGGGATCTATCGCCTCCGCGTGCGGACTACGCAGGGCGAGGTGGTCGCGACCGTTCCCTGGATCGGCCGCTAG
- a CDS encoding c-type cytochrome: MEEKDQLLETHQDNDGIREYDNPLPGWFLYMFYGCILFAGLYFPYRLGYGAALSEAGGVGQNLSASGGDYLAAVRMEEEAHHSRPVTEVSKDELLEFMKAPGSISGGEAVFKANCVACHGDQGQGIVGPNLTDNFWLHGGSPELILASVTHGYPDKGMPAWKNVLGAEKVRLAAAYVLTLRGRNVANPKAPQGVQEQ; this comes from the coding sequence ATGGAAGAGAAAGATCAACTCCTGGAAACGCACCAGGACAACGATGGCATCCGCGAATACGACAACCCGCTCCCGGGCTGGTTCCTGTACATGTTCTACGGTTGCATCCTTTTCGCGGGACTCTACTTCCCGTACCGCCTCGGTTACGGAGCTGCCTTGTCCGAAGCCGGGGGCGTGGGCCAGAACCTCAGCGCCAGCGGCGGGGACTACCTGGCCGCGGTCCGCATGGAAGAGGAAGCGCATCATTCCCGTCCCGTCACGGAGGTGAGCAAGGATGAGTTGCTGGAGTTCATGAAGGCGCCGGGGTCCATCTCGGGCGGCGAGGCGGTATTCAAGGCCAATTGCGTGGCCTGCCACGGCGATCAAGGCCAAGGCATCGTAGGCCCCAATCTCACCGACAACTTCTGGTTGCACGGCGGCAGCCCGGAATTGATCCTGGCCTCGGTCACCCACGGTTATCCGGACAAGGGCATGCCCGCCTGGAAGAACGTGCTCGGGGCCGAGAAGGTACGGCTGGCGGCCGCCTATGTCCTGACCCTGCGCGGCCGCAACGTCGCCAATCCCAAAGCGCCTCAAGGAGTCCAAGAGCAGTGA
- a CDS encoding cyclic nucleotide-binding domain-containing protein: MVQIREYAPGELIISENDAGEAAYYIDSGKVAVFKIAPGGQIHIAHLGPGDIFGEMSMVDDSPRSASVRAIEATTTREFHRDDLYAAIRENPAIFATFMKSIFNRLREANRIIATMPIRAGQVSTTANLKDDEYKDAKFSIEGLTPEAMAAIPNNPFPIKGFPFKIGRKSNDPFVYNHLELIDGEPAQIARHHVALVFDGMHLGVVDRGSELGASVDGVRIGGRNGAGPVYFNGKEGILVLGSEGSPYSYKIKVVW; the protein is encoded by the coding sequence TTGGTCCAGATCCGTGAATACGCCCCAGGCGAACTCATAATCAGCGAAAACGATGCGGGAGAGGCGGCCTATTATATCGACTCCGGGAAGGTGGCGGTGTTCAAGATCGCTCCCGGCGGCCAAATCCATATTGCCCACCTGGGGCCGGGCGATATCTTCGGCGAAATGAGCATGGTGGACGATTCCCCGCGCAGCGCCAGCGTACGCGCGATTGAAGCCACCACGACTCGCGAGTTCCATCGTGACGATCTGTACGCAGCCATCCGCGAGAACCCGGCCATCTTCGCCACCTTCATGAAAAGCATCTTCAATCGCTTGCGCGAGGCCAACCGCATCATCGCGACCATGCCGATCCGGGCCGGCCAGGTCTCCACGACGGCTAATCTCAAGGACGACGAATACAAGGATGCCAAATTCAGCATCGAAGGTCTCACCCCGGAGGCCATGGCGGCCATACCGAACAATCCTTTCCCTATCAAAGGCTTTCCCTTCAAGATCGGCCGCAAAAGCAATGATCCTTTCGTATACAATCACCTGGAGCTGATCGATGGGGAGCCGGCCCAGATCGCGCGCCACCATGTCGCCCTCGTCTTCGACGGCATGCATTTAGGCGTGGTCGATCGCGGCAGCGAGCTGGGCGCTTCGGTGGATGGCGTACGCATCGGCGGCCGCAACGGGGCGGGCCCGGTCTATTTCAACGGGAAGGAAGGAATCCTGGTGTTGGGTTCCGAAGGCTCGCCATACAGCTATAAGATCAAGGTGGTCTGGTAG
- a CDS encoding FixH family protein produces MTTTAIPPASSRGMPAWMIVLALFMVVVGIANGIFVWLSNGRHDLVRDDYYAAGLKQDSVIALNSGNTPVNFHREGADWKLENAAGPAPATGCRLRLYRPDDVSADREVRLQRVPAEAGREAWKVAAPALRRGRWIATVVWDRDGVDVREVSLNLTEG; encoded by the coding sequence ATGACGACCACCGCCATCCCTCCGGCTTCCTCCCGAGGCATGCCCGCATGGATGATCGTCCTCGCCCTTTTCATGGTCGTGGTCGGGATCGCCAACGGGATTTTCGTCTGGCTCTCGAACGGCCGCCACGATCTGGTCCGCGACGACTATTACGCCGCCGGCCTCAAGCAAGACAGCGTCATCGCGCTCAACTCCGGGAATACCCCGGTTAATTTCCATCGCGAAGGGGCCGATTGGAAGTTGGAAAACGCCGCCGGCCCGGCGCCCGCTACCGGTTGCCGCTTGCGCCTCTACCGGCCCGACGACGTCAGCGCCGATCGCGAAGTCCGTTTGCAGCGCGTTCCCGCGGAGGCCGGTCGGGAAGCCTGGAAGGTCGCCGCCCCGGCCCTGCGCCGCGGCCGTTGGATCGCCACCGTGGTATGGGATCGCGATGGCGTGGACGTGCGCGAAGTCTCCCTGAATCTGACGGAAGGCTGA